In a single window of the Antedon mediterranea chromosome 1, ecAntMedi1.1, whole genome shotgun sequence genome:
- the LOC140053928 gene encoding beta-3 adrenergic receptor-like gives MTSNMSSSGSDATTAAHIQAFLLSIISIGGSLGNGIVLVAMSRTAKLRNCTNIFIGSLAVSDMINCLTLPWNIVAVLSVDHWPLPSAICLMSSLVLITCTIASVYSLASVAYVRYIVVTKPSGKIDKFVNSKITMILITSTWLMSLATALSPIVFEIVELGFDSKYHICLWDTNSPGHIVFSCIFAMVLIPVPLFSMTYYYLAIFLFIRKEAEKINTQRSTLHLTTPPCQLQNGVSISNVRKRNIDVTKNLFIVVLAFVICSIPHSLAIIIPGTAAIIPYTAIIFNCSGCINPLIYARKFPEYRRVISKMFGFKVNTVHDISCS, from the coding sequence ATGACGAGTAACATGAGTTCGTCCGGCAGCGATGCTACAACGGCCGCCCATATCCAAGCATTTCTCTTATCGATCATTTCTATCGGTGGTAGCCTCGGGAATGGCATTGTATTGGTTGCAATGAGTAGAACCGCCAAACTTCGGAACTGCACCAACATCTTCATAGGCAGCCTAGCCGTTTCAGACATGATCAATTGTTTAACATTACCGTGGAACATCGTTGCTGTATTGTCCGTAGATCATTGGCCTCTGCCGAGTGCCATCTGCCTGATGTCGTCACTGGTACTAATAACATGTACCATCGCCAGTGTATACTCTTTAGCATCCGTTGCGTACGTCCGATACATTGTCGTTACAAAACCATCAggaaaaattgataaatttgtaaatagTAAAATAACAATGATACTTATAACATCAACGTGGTTAATGTCGTTAGCAACGGCACTTTCGCCGATTGTTTTTGAAATCGTTGAGCTTGGATTCGATAGTAAGTATCACATATGCCTTTGGGACACGAACTCGCCAGGCCATATCGTTTTTTCTTGTATCTTCGCAATGGTCTTAATCCCGGTACCTCTATTTAGTATGACGTATTATTACTTGGCAATTTTTCTATTCATTAGAAAAGAAGCGGAAAAGATCAACACGCAGCGGTCAACGTTGCATTTGACGACGCCGCCGTGTCAGCTGCAGAACGGTGTTTCTATTTCTAACGTGCGCAAACGAAACATAGACGTGACTAAAAATCTTTTTATTGTTGTTCTGGCGTTTGTAATATGCTCAATACCTCACAGTTTAGCCATAATCATACCCGGTACAGCAGCTATCATACCCTACACTGCGATTATATTCAATTGCTCGGGATGTATAAATCCTTTGATATACGCTAGAAAGTTTCCAGAATATCGACGCGTCATTAGCAAAATGTTCGGTTTTAAAGTAAATACAGTTCACGATATCTCGTGTAGCTGA
- the LOC140050813 gene encoding melatonin receptor type 1A-like, protein MDNKTFTEDELYSKTNRLVQAIVLCFVCLSGIIGNCLVLLAIILKRKLRNTTNVFVANLAISDLVTCLNLPVTIFALTSENDQPLNECVCAMSAVITIVCAGSSVYTLACIALVRFVYVTNFKYKSLLTMKYSAIISLIAWIISTCFTVSPLLIPDLGTFGYNGKYHSCTWISPRYLYNIILGSAFYPITFLCIIFSYSSILGIVCKRTTNAVQPANAGQATRNITKRNLSVTKNLFCVFCIFVFCGLPYSLAIIIPGTERIISYTAVLFMFNCFLNPLNYALKHPEFKKAMPEVIKCKRVISSNR, encoded by the coding sequence ATGGATAATAAAACTTTTACTGAGGATGAGTTATATTCAAAAACCAACAGACTTGTTCAAGCAATTGTATTGTGTTTCGTCTGCCTGTCTGGAATTATTGGAAACTGCCTTGTACTTCTTGCAATCATTTTGAAACGTAAGCTACGAAACACTACCAACGTTTTCGTCGCTAACTTAGCAATCAGTGACCTGGTCACATGTTTGAATTTACCAGTAACCATTTTTGCGCTTACATCCGAAAACGATCAACCATTGAATGAGTGTGTATGCGCCATGAGTGCAGTCATCACGATCGTGTGCGCGGGATCCAGTGTGTATACGCTGGCATGTATCGCGTTAGTTCGGTTTGTGTATGTTACTAACTTTAAATATAAAAGCCTATTGACTATGAAATACTCTGCAATAATTTCTCTCATCGCTTGGATTATCTCAACGTGTTTTACCGTTTCTCCATTGCTAATACCAGATTTAGGAACATTCGGCTACAATGGAAAATACCACTCATGTACTTGGATATCACCTAGGtatttgtacaatattattCTAGGATCTGCATTCTATCCAATCACATTTCTATGTATCATTTTCTCTTACTCTTCAATACTGGGCATTGTGTGTAAACGTACAACGAACGCCGTTCAGCCAGCCAATGCCGGTCAAGCTACACGCAATATTACAAAGCGAAATTTGTCGGTAACGAAGAACTTATTCTGCGTATTCTGTATTTTTGTCTTCTGTGGTTTACCATACAGTTTGGCAATAATTATACCGGGCACTGAACGTATTATATCATATACTGCTGTGTTATTTATGTTCAACTGTTTCTTAAATCCACTCAATTATGCTTTAAAACATCCTGAATTTAAGAAAGCGATGCCGGAAGTGATTAAATGTAAGAGGGTTATCTCGTCTAACAGATGA